One window from the genome of Acuticoccus sp. I52.16.1 encodes:
- a CDS encoding ribulose-bisphosphate carboxylase large subunit family protein produces MTTLIDRFEADYILETTADPAKVAETMAGEQSSGTFVKVPGESAELKARSAARVSACEVIATDLPQALPSAGVDPQRRASRARVTLSWPLDNIGPSLTNLLATVAGNLFELRQVSGLRLERLRLPPAFGEAYAGPAFGVAGTRRLAGVESGPMIGTIIKPSIGFDPQQTADLVATLCAAGIDFVKDDELQSAGPTCPFEARVDAVMRVVDAHADKTGKKVMVAFNLTGDLDEMRRRHDHVLESGGTCVMASLNSVGLVGMVELRRHCALPIHAHRNGWGYLSRHPSLGWSYPAWAALWRLAGADHMHVNGLANKFAEADDSVVEAARSCAEPLIDGAPMTVMPVFSSGQTVWQAQGTYAALGSADLIHCSGGGILAHPDGPAAGVTALRSAWEAAMAGTPLAEAAAAEPALAGAMTLKA; encoded by the coding sequence GTGACCACTCTCATCGATCGCTTCGAGGCCGACTACATCCTGGAGACCACCGCCGATCCGGCAAAGGTCGCCGAAACGATGGCGGGCGAGCAGTCGAGCGGGACGTTCGTCAAGGTGCCGGGCGAGAGCGCGGAACTGAAGGCCCGCTCCGCCGCCCGCGTGAGCGCGTGCGAGGTGATCGCCACCGACCTGCCGCAAGCGCTCCCCAGCGCCGGGGTGGACCCGCAGCGGCGCGCCTCGCGGGCACGGGTGACGCTCTCCTGGCCGCTCGACAATATCGGCCCGTCGCTGACGAACCTCCTCGCCACCGTCGCCGGCAACCTCTTCGAGCTGCGGCAGGTCTCGGGTCTGCGCCTGGAGCGATTGCGCCTGCCGCCGGCCTTCGGCGAGGCGTATGCGGGGCCGGCCTTCGGCGTCGCCGGTACGCGCCGGCTGGCGGGCGTGGAGAGCGGGCCGATGATCGGCACCATCATCAAACCCTCCATCGGCTTCGACCCGCAACAGACCGCCGACCTCGTCGCCACCCTGTGCGCGGCCGGGATCGACTTCGTGAAGGACGACGAGCTGCAATCGGCCGGCCCCACATGCCCGTTCGAGGCGCGGGTCGATGCGGTGATGCGCGTGGTCGACGCCCATGCCGACAAGACCGGCAAGAAGGTCATGGTGGCGTTCAACCTCACCGGCGATCTCGACGAGATGCGCCGGCGGCACGACCATGTGCTGGAGTCGGGCGGGACCTGCGTGATGGCGAGCCTCAACTCGGTCGGCCTCGTCGGCATGGTGGAGCTGCGGCGCCACTGCGCGCTGCCGATCCACGCCCACCGCAACGGCTGGGGGTACTTGTCGCGGCACCCGTCGCTGGGGTGGTCGTACCCGGCCTGGGCGGCGCTGTGGCGCCTCGCGGGGGCGGACCACATGCACGTCAACGGTCTCGCCAACAAGTTCGCCGAGGCGGACGACAGCGTCGTCGAGGCGGCGCGCTCGTGCGCCGAGCCGCTGATCGACGGTGCGCCGATGACGGTGATGCCGGTGTTCTCCTCCGGGCAGACGGTGTGGCAGGCGCAAGGCACCTACGCCGCCCTCGGCTCGGCCGATCTCATCCATTGCTCCGGCGGCGGCATTCTCGCCCATCCCGACGGTCCGGCCGCCGGCGTCACGGCGCTGCGCAGCGCCTGGGAGGCGGCGATGGCCGGCACGCCGCTCGCCGAGGCCGCGGCGGCCGAGCCCGCGCTCGCCGGCGCGATGACGCTGAAAGCCTGA
- a CDS encoding four-carbon acid sugar kinase family protein produces MDTLPHRVLTFYGDDFTGSSAVMEVMTFAGLPTVMFLEPPDPARLERFAAYRAIGIASTARSMGPGWMDAHLPAAFEALKALGAPVAHYKVCSTFDSAPDLGSIGRAIELGAPVFGARVVPLVTAAPQIGRWQAFGNLFAAFDGAVHRLDRHPVMARHPATPMHEADLARHLAAQTEWPTALIDLLALKAGEGVARLGAERAAVGEGDPPRIVSMDVVDGETLAAVGAALWAEAGRGVFAAGSQGVEYALIAHWRDAGLLAPPEPVAPIAAVDRMIAVSGSVSPTTAAQIAHAEARGFAVQPLDVAATVDDAAWVTALEAAIGAASAAIEAGRIPLIVTARGPDDPAVARFDAALDRTGTARGEAARRIGRGLGRIVRELVSRHRLTRAVISGGDTSGYATAELGVYALSALAPLAPGAPLCRTWADDPAFDGLELALKGGQMGAADFFVASTGRMTDAPAAMA; encoded by the coding sequence ATGGACACGCTCCCCCACCGCGTCCTCACGTTCTATGGCGACGACTTTACCGGCTCGTCCGCGGTGATGGAGGTGATGACCTTCGCGGGACTGCCGACGGTGATGTTCCTCGAGCCGCCGGACCCCGCCCGCCTGGAGCGCTTCGCCGCCTATCGCGCCATCGGCATCGCCAGCACCGCACGCTCGATGGGGCCGGGGTGGATGGACGCCCACCTCCCGGCGGCATTCGAGGCGCTGAAGGCGCTCGGCGCCCCCGTGGCGCACTACAAGGTGTGCTCGACGTTCGATTCGGCGCCGGACCTCGGCTCCATCGGACGCGCGATCGAGCTGGGCGCGCCCGTCTTCGGCGCCCGCGTCGTGCCGCTCGTGACGGCGGCGCCGCAGATCGGCCGTTGGCAGGCCTTCGGCAACCTCTTCGCCGCGTTCGACGGGGCCGTCCACCGCCTCGACCGGCACCCGGTCATGGCGCGCCACCCCGCGACGCCGATGCACGAGGCCGACCTCGCCCGGCACCTCGCCGCGCAGACCGAGTGGCCGACCGCCCTGATCGACCTCCTGGCGCTGAAGGCCGGGGAGGGCGTCGCCCGGCTGGGGGCCGAGCGGGCGGCGGTGGGCGAGGGCGATCCCCCCCGCATCGTCTCGATGGACGTGGTCGACGGCGAGACGCTGGCCGCCGTCGGAGCGGCGCTGTGGGCCGAGGCGGGACGGGGCGTGTTCGCGGCGGGGAGCCAGGGGGTGGAATATGCGCTCATCGCCCATTGGCGCGACGCCGGACTCCTCGCCCCGCCCGAGCCGGTGGCGCCGATAGCCGCGGTCGATCGGATGATCGCGGTCTCCGGGTCGGTCTCGCCGACCACCGCGGCGCAGATCGCCCACGCCGAGGCGCGCGGCTTCGCCGTCCAGCCGCTCGACGTCGCCGCCACGGTCGACGATGCGGCCTGGGTGACGGCGCTGGAGGCGGCCATCGGCGCGGCCTCGGCGGCGATCGAGGCGGGGCGCATCCCGCTGATCGTCACCGCCCGCGGACCGGACGACCCGGCCGTCGCCCGCTTCGACGCCGCGCTCGACCGCACCGGCACCGCACGCGGCGAGGCGGCCCGCCGGATCGGTCGCGGCCTGGGTCGCATCGTGCGCGAGCTGGTCTCGCGCCACCGCCTCACCCGCGCCGTCATCAGCGGCGGCGACACCTCCGGCTACGCGACGGCCGAGCTCGGCGTCTATGCCCTGTCCGCGCTGGCGCCGCTGGCGCCGGGCGCGCCGCTCTGCCGCACCTGGGCCGACGATCCGGCGTTCGACGGGCTGGAGCTGGCGCTCAAGGGTGGGCAGATGGGCGCGGCGGATTTCTTCGTGGCGAGCACTGGTCGTATGACTGACGCGCCGGCCGCGATGGCATAG
- a CDS encoding NAD(P)-dependent oxidoreductase produces the protein MARLRVALSGDFRKPDGSLTFPMFDLSPLEDDPAVEMVWVEPVDGVIPAAGLEGCHGLILLAPRFTAESIPASGTLMAVARFGVGYDNVDVAACTAAGIAVVITPSGVRRPVAVAVITYMLALTQKLVIKDRLVRGGPEGWARRVDHMGTGLVGKTLGQLGIGNIGAEVFRLAKPFDMRFIAHDPYADPALAAELGIELVGLEDVFRQSDVLSVSVPLSEATRHLVNAERLALMKPSAILINTARGPLVDQKALYAALIDGTIAGAGLDVYEIEPAPADEPLFGLDTVIGAPHALCWTDECFAGNGAADVAAMKAIAAGRAPEGVVNRDVLQSAPFRERLAAFAERA, from the coding sequence ATGGCGCGGCTACGGGTGGCGCTCTCGGGCGACTTCCGCAAGCCCGATGGCAGCCTGACCTTCCCCATGTTCGACCTGTCGCCCCTCGAGGACGATCCCGCCGTCGAGATGGTCTGGGTCGAGCCGGTGGACGGTGTCATCCCCGCCGCGGGGCTGGAGGGTTGCCACGGCCTCATCCTGCTGGCGCCGCGCTTCACGGCCGAATCGATCCCGGCCTCGGGGACGCTGATGGCGGTTGCCCGCTTCGGCGTCGGCTACGACAATGTCGACGTCGCGGCCTGTACGGCGGCGGGGATCGCCGTCGTCATCACCCCGTCGGGGGTACGCCGTCCGGTGGCGGTGGCGGTCATCACCTACATGCTGGCGCTGACGCAGAAGCTCGTCATCAAGGACCGCCTCGTGCGCGGCGGACCGGAGGGTTGGGCCCGGCGGGTCGACCACATGGGCACCGGCCTCGTCGGCAAGACGCTGGGGCAGCTCGGCATCGGCAATATCGGCGCCGAGGTCTTCCGCCTCGCCAAGCCGTTCGACATGCGCTTCATCGCCCACGACCCCTATGCCGACCCGGCCCTGGCGGCGGAGCTGGGGATCGAACTCGTCGGTCTCGAAGACGTGTTTCGCCAGTCGGACGTCCTGTCCGTCTCGGTGCCGCTGTCGGAGGCGACACGCCACCTCGTGAACGCCGAGCGGCTGGCGCTGATGAAGCCGAGCGCGATCCTCATCAACACCGCGCGCGGGCCGCTGGTGGACCAGAAGGCGCTCTACGCGGCGCTGATCGACGGCACGATCGCCGGGGCGGGGCTCGACGTCTACGAGATCGAGCCGGCGCCGGCCGACGAGCCGCTCTTCGGGCTCGATACGGTGATCGGCGCCCCGCATGCGCTGTGCTGGACGGACGAGTGCTTCGCCGGCAACGGCGCGGCCGACGTCGCGGCGATGAAGGCGATCGCGGCCGGCCGGGCGCCGGAGGGCGTCGTCAACCGCGACGTGCTCCAGAGCGCGCCGTTTCGCGAGCGCCTGGCGGCCTTCGCCGAACGCGCCTGA
- the nanR gene encoding transcriptional regulator NanR, with the protein MGDEPGAERIVRRKLSDQVFERLHAMIGGELKPGDVLPSERDLMERFGVGRPAIREALQSLQNKGLITIAHGERSRVNVLSTDLAVEQMNEVARLLLSTEPSNLEYLKQARRLFETGVVGIAARSAEAEDVADLRALVAEQESHIGDAPAFVAVDMRFHVRIAALTGNPIIVTVSDAMLRWLFEYHHSLLHWSGNEDVTLAEHAAIVDLVEAHDVDGAVEAMRAHLDRSSALYVHRS; encoded by the coding sequence TTGGGAGACGAGCCGGGCGCGGAGCGGATCGTGCGGCGCAAACTCTCGGACCAGGTGTTCGAGCGGTTGCATGCGATGATCGGCGGCGAGCTGAAGCCGGGTGACGTGCTGCCCTCCGAGCGCGACCTGATGGAGCGCTTCGGCGTCGGCCGCCCGGCGATCCGCGAGGCGCTGCAGTCGCTCCAGAACAAGGGCCTCATCACCATCGCGCACGGCGAGCGCAGCCGCGTCAACGTCCTCTCCACCGACCTCGCGGTCGAGCAGATGAACGAGGTCGCGCGCCTGCTCCTGTCGACCGAGCCCTCCAACCTCGAATATCTCAAGCAAGCGCGCCGGCTCTTCGAGACAGGGGTCGTCGGCATCGCCGCGCGCAGTGCCGAGGCGGAGGATGTCGCCGACCTGCGCGCCCTCGTCGCCGAGCAGGAGAGCCACATCGGCGACGCGCCCGCCTTCGTCGCCGTCGACATGCGCTTCCACGTGCGCATCGCGGCGCTGACGGGCAACCCGATCATCGTCACCGTGAGCGACGCGATGCTGCGCTGGCTCTTCGAGTATCACCACTCGCTGCTGCACTGGTCCGGCAACGAGGACGTCACCCTCGCCGAGCACGCCGCCATCGTCGACCTCGTCGAGGCGCACGACGTGGACGGCGCGGTGGAGGCGATGCGCGCGCATCTGGACCGCTCGTCCGCGCTCTACGTGCATCGGTCCTGA
- a CDS encoding extracellular solute-binding protein — translation MDRRQFVIGSGALAGMTAVGWPRIANAQAAQKAVEAAKQYAGSEITIVWEAGLQALDPLNFSGPMWEEATGIKVNVVEVPTSEMFTKILQEHRAGTAAYDALNVVPAWMPDLVRAGALEPLDAYVDKYGYREELQTIAPVYRDNQMMVDGKIYGLPDDGDVLVFYYRTDILGDPELQAAFKEKFGKDMPVPPTTWAEFDEVGQFITEHSGGEVYGSAFMREPTYGSLFFQERFRNEGGKFFDPETMKATINSDVGVKVFTEWVAENKWMPAGVETWGFVENLAAFLRGDTAMTVSWPPYGRWAAGYGTDSEALSWVPKSQIGGKVGYAMPPGGRPQLALGFALSVSSDSRNKEAAYLFLQWLNSAEISLQRVQLPYALRDPFRDSHFASEEYKSRWPEAPQYLAALQDGAVNGLLDLSIIQTDRYEEVLRQSVSRLWSGEDPKAILDDAASQWDSLTDRIGLDKQREAYAAWASNPAAYPDQ, via the coding sequence ATGGATCGACGGCAATTCGTCATCGGCTCGGGGGCGCTCGCGGGGATGACCGCGGTCGGCTGGCCGCGCATCGCCAACGCGCAGGCGGCGCAGAAGGCGGTGGAGGCGGCCAAGCAGTATGCGGGGTCCGAGATCACCATCGTCTGGGAGGCGGGCCTCCAGGCGCTCGACCCGCTGAACTTCTCCGGCCCGATGTGGGAGGAGGCGACCGGCATCAAGGTCAACGTCGTCGAGGTGCCGACCTCGGAGATGTTCACCAAGATCCTGCAGGAGCACCGTGCCGGCACCGCCGCCTACGACGCGCTCAACGTCGTCCCGGCCTGGATGCCGGACCTCGTCCGCGCCGGCGCGCTGGAGCCGCTCGACGCTTACGTCGACAAGTACGGCTACCGCGAGGAGCTGCAGACGATCGCCCCCGTCTACCGCGACAACCAGATGATGGTCGACGGCAAGATCTACGGCCTGCCGGACGACGGCGACGTGCTGGTCTTCTACTACCGCACCGACATCCTGGGCGACCCGGAGCTTCAGGCGGCCTTCAAGGAGAAGTTCGGCAAGGACATGCCCGTCCCGCCGACCACCTGGGCCGAGTTCGACGAGGTGGGCCAGTTCATCACCGAGCACTCGGGTGGTGAGGTCTACGGCTCGGCCTTCATGCGTGAGCCGACCTACGGCTCGCTCTTCTTCCAGGAGCGGTTCCGGAACGAGGGCGGCAAGTTCTTCGATCCCGAGACGATGAAGGCGACCATCAACTCCGACGTCGGCGTCAAGGTGTTCACCGAGTGGGTGGCGGAGAACAAGTGGATGCCCGCCGGGGTCGAGACGTGGGGGTTCGTGGAGAACCTCGCCGCCTTCCTTCGCGGCGACACGGCGATGACCGTCTCCTGGCCGCCCTACGGCCGCTGGGCCGCCGGCTACGGCACCGACTCCGAGGCGCTGTCGTGGGTGCCGAAGTCGCAGATCGGCGGCAAGGTGGGCTACGCGATGCCCCCCGGCGGCCGCCCGCAGCTGGCGCTCGGCTTCGCGCTCTCGGTCTCGTCCGACTCGCGCAACAAGGAGGCGGCCTACCTCTTCCTGCAGTGGCTCAACTCGGCCGAGATCAGCCTGCAACGCGTGCAGCTCCCCTATGCCCTGCGCGACCCGTTCCGCGACAGCCACTTCGCCTCGGAGGAGTACAAGAGCCGCTGGCCCGAAGCGCCGCAGTACCTCGCCGCCCTGCAGGACGGTGCGGTGAACGGCCTGCTCGATCTCTCGATCATCCAGACCGACCGCTACGAGGAGGTGCTGCGCCAGTCCGTCAGCCGGCTGTGGTCGGGCGAGGACCCGAAGGCGATCCTCGACGATGCGGCGTCGCAGTGGGACAGCCTCACCGACCGCATCGGCCTCGACAAGCAGCGCGAGGCCTACGCGGCCTGGGCCTCCAACCCGGCGGCTTACCCCGACCAATGA
- a CDS encoding ABC transporter permease, with protein sequence MDAAGPGRGVNIGMLLLKGRTFIALIAVLAFFSFAAPNFLSPANLVIMSEHVALNAFLAIGMTFVIITGGIDLSVGSIVGLCGMVAGYLVLNGIDLGPIGYTVFFNTYEIVLITLCVGIFVGFVNGMLITKLNVAPFIATLGTLYVARGLGLLSSDGGTFPNLSGQARYGTDTYPWIGSGSILGIPFSIWMLIVVGCVAAYIAQRTPLGRHIYAVGGNERAAALSGVKVDRVKLFVYMFSGFCAAIVGIVISSQLVAAHPATGETFELNAIAAAVLGGTSMSGGRGRIAGTIVGAFVIGILSDGLVMMGVSSFWQTVIKGVVIIAAVVVDQFQQRLQQRAALQRQAALG encoded by the coding sequence ATGGATGCGGCGGGACCGGGCCGCGGCGTCAACATCGGGATGCTGCTCCTGAAGGGGCGCACCTTCATCGCGCTGATCGCGGTGCTGGCCTTCTTCTCGTTCGCGGCGCCCAACTTCCTGTCGCCGGCGAACCTCGTCATCATGTCCGAGCATGTGGCGCTGAACGCCTTCCTCGCCATCGGCATGACCTTCGTCATCATCACCGGCGGGATCGACCTGTCGGTCGGCTCGATCGTGGGCCTGTGCGGCATGGTCGCCGGCTACCTGGTGCTCAACGGGATCGACCTCGGCCCCATCGGCTACACGGTGTTCTTCAACACCTACGAGATCGTGCTGATCACGCTGTGCGTCGGCATCTTCGTCGGCTTCGTCAACGGCATGCTGATCACCAAGCTCAACGTGGCGCCGTTCATCGCCACGCTCGGCACGCTCTACGTCGCGCGCGGGCTGGGGCTGCTGTCGTCCGACGGCGGCACCTTCCCGAACCTCTCCGGCCAGGCCCGGTACGGAACCGACACCTACCCGTGGATCGGGTCGGGCTCGATCCTCGGCATCCCGTTCTCGATCTGGATGCTGATCGTGGTGGGCTGCGTGGCCGCCTACATCGCCCAGCGCACGCCCCTGGGGCGGCACATCTACGCCGTCGGCGGCAACGAGCGCGCGGCGGCGCTGTCGGGCGTGAAGGTCGATCGGGTGAAGCTCTTCGTCTATATGTTCTCCGGCTTCTGCGCGGCGATCGTCGGCATCGTCATCTCCTCGCAGCTCGTCGCCGCCCACCCCGCGACGGGCGAGACCTTCGAGCTGAACGCCATCGCCGCGGCGGTGCTGGGCGGGACCTCGATGTCGGGAGGGCGGGGGCGGATCGCCGGCACCATCGTCGGCGCCTTCGTCATCGGCATCCTGTCGGACGGGCTGGTGATGATGGGCGTGTCGTCCTTCTGGCAGACGGTGATCAAGGGCGTCGTCATCATCGCGGCGGTGGTCGTCGACCAGTTCCAGCAGCGCCTGCAGCAGCGGGCCGCCCTGCAGCGCCAGGCGGCGCTCGGTTGA
- a CDS encoding carbohydrate ABC transporter permease produces MSTEASRDSLTIPGGPGAPGAKRARVSWRARGFRYWMILPAVAVILLIGLFPVIYTAMKSVQNITMFDMDTSYNGFIHYEALLHDTRFWKALGHTLIFVAIALPVEFLLGLAMAYLFVDRMPGRPIFVTLLVLPVLVSPIVAGATWRLLFDNRYGPINQVLGWITGEEVTLLWTVDPNLVYPAILIAEVWQWTPFMFLLLWAALSNVDQSQIEAAELDGASWWRTFRLIVMPAIWPVVAIAVLIRALDLFRLFDVVWALTKGGPGTMTETISIYAYVQGFQQFETSYTAAMAFMIIIILAVTVTIILRRIEIDR; encoded by the coding sequence GTGTCCACTGAGGCGAGCCGCGATTCCCTGACGATCCCCGGCGGACCCGGCGCACCCGGTGCCAAGCGCGCCCGGGTGAGCTGGCGTGCGCGCGGCTTCCGCTACTGGATGATCCTGCCGGCCGTCGCGGTGATCCTGCTGATCGGCCTGTTCCCGGTGATCTACACCGCGATGAAGTCGGTCCAGAACATCACGATGTTCGACATGGACACGAGCTACAACGGCTTCATCCATTACGAAGCGCTGCTGCACGACACCCGCTTCTGGAAGGCGCTCGGCCATACGCTGATCTTCGTGGCGATCGCGCTGCCGGTCGAGTTCCTGCTGGGCCTGGCGATGGCCTACCTCTTCGTCGACCGGATGCCCGGCCGGCCGATCTTCGTGACGCTCCTGGTGCTGCCGGTGCTGGTCTCGCCGATCGTCGCCGGCGCCACCTGGCGCCTCCTGTTCGACAACCGCTACGGCCCGATCAACCAGGTGCTCGGCTGGATCACCGGCGAGGAGGTGACGCTGCTCTGGACGGTGGATCCGAACCTCGTCTACCCGGCGATCCTGATCGCCGAGGTGTGGCAGTGGACGCCGTTCATGTTCCTGCTCCTGTGGGCGGCGCTCTCCAACGTCGACCAGAGCCAGATCGAGGCGGCCGAGCTCGACGGCGCATCCTGGTGGCGCACCTTCCGGCTCATCGTGATGCCGGCGATCTGGCCGGTGGTGGCGATCGCGGTGCTGATCCGCGCGCTCGACCTCTTCCGCCTGTTCGACGTCGTCTGGGCGCTCACCAAAGGCGGCCCCGGCACGATGACCGAGACGATCTCGATCTACGCCTACGTCCAGGGCTTCCAGCAGTTCGAGACGAGCTACACCGCCGCCATGGCCTTCATGATCATCATCATCCTGGCCGTCACGGTGACGATCATCCTGCGCAGAATCGAGATCGACCGATGA
- a CDS encoding HpcH/HpaI aldolase/citrate lyase family protein: MRERSLKEMTRGGLAVGHFIVEFATPGIGHLMKNAGCDFTLFDMEHSGFSLETVKHAVRYMEAARLPMIVRAPSKDSHHIARVLDMGAEGLMVPMVNDAAEARAVVDAVKYSPEGNRGVALGIAHDGYRGGAVLEKLMAANARTTVFALVETASGVENVEEIAAVDGVDCLWVGHFDLSASLGIPGEFDNPLFTSAIERTIEAARANGKATGRLVGSVEEGIAMHAQGFDLICYSGDVWVFTQALSAAVDEIRAGGRR; this comes from the coding sequence TTGAGAGAGCGCTCGCTCAAGGAGATGACCCGAGGCGGGCTCGCCGTGGGGCATTTCATCGTCGAATTCGCCACCCCCGGCATCGGGCATCTCATGAAGAATGCCGGGTGTGACTTTACGTTGTTCGACATGGAGCACTCCGGCTTCTCGCTGGAGACTGTAAAGCACGCCGTGCGATACATGGAGGCCGCGCGCCTGCCGATGATCGTGCGCGCGCCGTCCAAGGACAGCCACCACATCGCCCGCGTGCTCGACATGGGCGCCGAGGGGCTGATGGTGCCGATGGTCAACGACGCCGCCGAGGCGCGCGCCGTGGTCGACGCGGTGAAATATTCGCCGGAGGGCAACCGCGGCGTGGCGCTCGGCATCGCCCACGACGGCTATCGCGGCGGCGCGGTGCTCGAGAAGCTGATGGCGGCCAACGCGCGCACCACCGTCTTCGCCCTCGTCGAGACGGCGTCGGGGGTGGAGAACGTCGAGGAGATCGCCGCCGTCGACGGGGTGGACTGCCTCTGGGTCGGCCACTTCGACCTGTCGGCCTCGCTCGGCATCCCCGGCGAGTTCGACAACCCGCTCTTCACCTCCGCGATCGAGCGCACGATCGAGGCCGCGCGCGCCAACGGCAAGGCGACCGGGCGGCTCGTCGGCTCGGTGGAGGAGGGCATCGCGATGCATGCCCAGGGGTTCGACCTCATCTGCTACTCGGGCGACGTCTGGGTGTTCACGCAGGCGCTGAGCGCGGCGGTGGACGAGATCCGCGCCGGGGGCCGCCGCTGA
- a CDS encoding carbohydrate ABC transporter permease has protein sequence MRLHPERGLGLALRFVAALAVLAFFLFPIYWLAIIAFKTPDEIFAYPPVWWPEQIQFANYRVLFKDGDAETVFNSLFIAGVSTVIAMFLGTMCAYSIARFRTGGNLFSDWIISNRMIPPIVIVFPVFLLFVALGLVDTYTGLILLYTAFNLPYVIWMMRGYVQDVPLELEEAALVDGLTRWQVFRKVVLPMVRGGLFATAVFTFVFAWNEFIFALILTRNEVTTFPVQVTHYFGGQSNFWAKIAAMSMLGTVPIFIVVAFLQRYLVRGISLGAVKG, from the coding sequence ATGAGGCTGCACCCCGAACGCGGCCTCGGCCTCGCCTTGCGATTCGTCGCGGCGCTGGCGGTGCTCGCCTTCTTCCTGTTCCCGATCTACTGGCTGGCGATCATCGCCTTCAAGACGCCGGACGAGATCTTCGCCTATCCGCCGGTGTGGTGGCCCGAACAGATCCAGTTCGCCAACTATCGCGTGCTCTTCAAGGACGGCGATGCGGAGACGGTGTTCAACTCGCTCTTCATCGCCGGCGTCTCCACCGTCATCGCGATGTTCCTCGGCACCATGTGCGCCTACTCGATCGCGCGCTTCCGCACCGGCGGCAACCTCTTCTCCGACTGGATCATCTCCAACCGGATGATCCCGCCGATCGTCATCGTCTTCCCGGTGTTCCTCTTGTTCGTGGCGCTCGGCCTCGTCGACACCTACACCGGGCTCATCCTCCTCTACACGGCGTTCAACCTGCCGTACGTGATCTGGATGATGCGCGGCTACGTGCAGGACGTGCCACTGGAGCTGGAGGAGGCGGCCCTCGTCGACGGGCTGACGCGCTGGCAGGTGTTCCGCAAGGTGGTGCTGCCGATGGTGCGGGGCGGGCTCTTCGCGACCGCGGTGTTCACCTTCGTCTTCGCCTGGAACGAGTTCATCTTCGCGCTGATCCTCACGCGCAACGAAGTGACGACCTTCCCCGTCCAGGTGACCCACTATTTCGGCGGCCAGTCCAACTTCTGGGCGAAGATCGCGGCGATGTCGATGCTCGGCACGGTGCCGATCTTCATCGTGGTCGCCTTCCTTCAACGCTACCTCGTGCGCGGCATCTCGCTCGGCGCCGTCAAGGGATAG
- a CDS encoding Gfo/Idh/MocA family protein — MLTGALIGCGYFAENHLHAWAEVADAAIVALCDTDAERLAATAAKFGIARTYPTVAALLAAETLDFVDIATGPRTHRALVEEVAAHGGIAILCQKPIAKTMDDARAMVAAAAEAGVPFAIHENFRWQAPIRAVKAAMDEGAIGTPFFGRCSFRSAFDVYARQPYLATDARFIVEDLGIHILDIARFLFGEVESLAATVRRVNPKIRGEDVATVLMQHAGGLTSIVDCSYATALPDELFPQTLVEVDGSEGTLRLAADYRLTIHRRDGGTEVREAPPPPLAWADGPAHLIQASVLAFQRDAAAALAAGRLPETHGADNLKTFALVQAVYRSAEGPMTRLEP; from the coding sequence ATGCTCACCGGCGCGCTCATCGGCTGCGGCTACTTCGCCGAAAACCATCTCCACGCCTGGGCCGAGGTCGCGGATGCCGCGATCGTCGCCCTCTGCGACACCGACGCCGAACGCCTCGCCGCCACCGCCGCGAAGTTCGGCATCGCCCGAACCTACCCGACCGTCGCCGCGCTGCTGGCGGCCGAGACGCTGGATTTCGTCGACATCGCCACCGGTCCGCGCACCCACCGCGCGCTGGTCGAGGAGGTGGCCGCGCACGGCGGCATCGCCATCCTGTGCCAGAAGCCGATCGCCAAGACGATGGACGACGCGCGGGCGATGGTGGCCGCGGCGGCCGAGGCGGGGGTGCCGTTCGCGATCCACGAGAACTTCCGCTGGCAGGCGCCGATCCGCGCCGTCAAAGCCGCGATGGACGAGGGGGCCATCGGCACGCCCTTCTTCGGGCGCTGCTCGTTCCGCTCCGCGTTCGACGTCTACGCCCGCCAGCCCTACCTCGCGACCGACGCGCGCTTCATCGTCGAGGATCTCGGCATCCACATCCTCGACATCGCGCGGTTTCTGTTCGGCGAGGTGGAGAGCCTGGCGGCGACCGTGCGGCGGGTGAACCCGAAGATCCGCGGAGAGGACGTCGCCACCGTCCTCATGCAGCACGCCGGGGGCCTCACCTCCATCGTCGACTGCTCGTACGCCACGGCGCTCCCGGACGAGCTGTTCCCGCAGACGCTGGTGGAGGTCGACGGGTCGGAGGGCACCCTGCGCCTCGCGGCCGACTACCGCCTCACCATCCACCGCCGCGACGGCGGGACGGAGGTTCGCGAGGCGCCGCCCCCGCCGCTCGCCTGGGCGGATGGGCCGGCGCACCTCATCCAGGCGAGCGTGCTGGCCTTCCAGCGCGATGCCGCCGCCGCTCTCGCCGCCGGCCGCCTGCCCGAAACGCACGGCGCCGACAACCTGAAAACCTTCGCCCTCGTCCAGGCGGTGTACCGCTCCGCCGAGGGGCCGATGACGCGATTGGAGCCCTGA